The DNA region aaaaatttaattttaaacacttACCCTCCGTTTCCGTACAGGTCGACTTCCATCCGCCGACCTGGTGGTCATAGAAAGTGTTGATTCCGTCTTGTTACCCTCTTCCTTCAGCAgtccatttttgaaaaagcCATCTTCCGCCATCTTTAACGCTTCCAGACAGTTATTGCCCTGCAACGCGAATCTTATAATCTTCAATACCTCTATTCTGCATAAGAGCCTCGTGTCATcgtccatttttttaaataatggcaACAAAGAGTTCATAAACATCTTATCATCATTGAAATGATCCTCTGGGAGAATGTTGTTCCCGTCATTTTTCATTTCCTGCCTTCTGTCATTGTCTAGCACAGTCTGGTTGCACTTGTCCTGTGTTTCTGGCACGTCTGGTTTGGTTTTCAGATCGAGCGGTTTGTCTATTTCTGTTTTGATGCGAATATCTTCTGGGGCCGGATGTTGGGGCGAATTTGATATTTCCGAGAACGACTCGTATTTATCTTGAGAATATCTTGGTTTTctgaaaataaacttattattaataaattaggaGACGAAAAAGTACCATTTCTCAAATTTTatggtaaaaaaattgcagAGACCGTTGGAACTCAGATATcagaaatattgttaatttaatattgttttttcttaatagaacACGGGGCAAACGGggaggaggctcacctgatgttaagtgataagcccatggatactctcaatgccagactgatcgcgagtgcgttgccggccttttaaatcAGCTTGTTTTATATCTGAGTTCTAGTTACCCTACACAGAGGCTCTCGCTAGTGtggtgttaattaaattttgtcacaaacatatttctgtcatgaaaaaagtttgtttattacataataataactttattcattatGTTAGTAATCTAAAGTATTCATTTGTCTgctttcatcacagcgtaaatcaaatttaacaaGTCTGTCTGTAAAAGAccgagttttttttaaatttaactacttttaattaaggaggttaatatgtaatttaccgtaaaaaatttaatatataaaaaaagaattgaaaCATTATTGATTTAATCTTAAAGCAAAAAAGTTAAGAATGTATGTATCAGTAAAACTGTAATAATTTACGGAGTTTGAATCAAGTTACACATGTTAAATGTAGCACGCTATTAATACAGCTGGTCGAATTATTTGTGATATTAAATGACCTATTTAAGAATTTAGCAAGAAAGACGTAACTTCTCTCCTAATTTTCGAGCGGAAGATTCTTCGAAGAATCTTTGGTCCTGTTTGGGACAACGGCGTTTGGCGTATTCGCTACAATGAGGAACTTTATAACATCCTAGACGACGCCAACCTCGTCCAATTCACAAAGTGCAACGGGCTCAAGTGGCTGGGACATCTGCACAGAACCCCAAGGTCCTTACTAAACTCACAACCCGGTGGCAAGAGAAAACCCGGTAGACCGGGGCTATgttggtgggatggagttgtgaaggacctcgaaacaatagggGTACGCAATTGGAAACAGCTTCCTGTTCTTCCTGTACTCTGGATAGATTGCGAAAGCGAAGTGTACTTGAGGAGAAGGCCCACAAGGGTCTGTATAGccaatgatgatgatgatgatttaAGAATTACTAGGCCTTATTGTAATGTTTGatcaatttttacatttgaaaaaatcaaattaagctatataaaataaatctaattttaaacACGCATACACCACACACCGAAAACGAAAGTGGAGATGGACGGGTCATATGAGGGAAAGGAAGAAAACATGGAACAAAATCGTAACGGAGTGGTATCCATGTAAGAGAGGCAGACAGATAAGACGTTAGGAggactatataaaaaatgtagcGGTCGAACCGCTAGAGAACGCCTAGATTGGAAAAATTTAGAAGGGGCCTGCATCGAAGGACAAgctgtacataaataaattaccatTTACCTAtagacaataaatattatattaatttaggcatatttactttatatctATCATTAAGCTTAAAAGCAATAGaggctttatatttatttattgaagtgaaatttgtccctaccacggttgattcaatGGCTttccattaataacaaaatatatatatatatatagcaataacaataatagtaataattctattacaattaatgaaattctattaaataatcttagtagtaataaggtcaaaatgaaataattgtattatttgtattcatgtctatgatagtaAAAGCcgtttgttaaactttatcttatttaaccaatttctgtaaagttgcatatagtagatcatttttggaaaaataaagtcataaagaagtttcttaCGTCTGTACACTAGTCTacgcaaacatttttatatgtgtttaaACTTACAACCATTGCATTACGATACATATACAGGACCTATTTGTACTAGTGATTATAGCTTGATACACAAATTGGAATATGGTCTGAAAGTCTTTAAaactgtataatttaataatgactAAGTGAGGAGTGACTCACGTCGTATCTTCTTATAAGGATGTAGATGGGCCAGTTCGatgtcataaattaatttaacgatAGTTTTGACACTCGAGAGTATATTGGGCTAATGGTGTTTAAAAAATCGtctcttatttatattacgagaaacatacaatataaaatacattttatgttaagtaaattatagtttaattaaataatactatatatctTTAAACCATCTTTTCTGCgacataattattacaattcaaCAATAACTACTGAAGTTCTGAACgacagttaaatttaaataaaacacatcaTTGTCACAAtttgctaaataaaatatatggaaaccaaacttaattgtattaaatgcAATTAgaaatcttataataataataatatatttgcaagAACATACTGGCACACATAATGGCAAAACATTTTGTCTTACAAGGTAGAATAGAAGATACAATTTCATTAGGAGTCATATCTAATATAGTcaaatcttatattattacacTTATATTAGTACATCAAAAACTACAACATcacagtattaaaatatattattgcgttatcaaataaatattcattataatgtgTCACGCAAAAAACTCTAGTAGGAAGATCTTTCAATGTTTTTGGTAAGTTAATATAAACctatattcttaaatttctTAGCAATTTGTTTCAGCGCCATCTGTAACTTACTTGTTTTGCAAAGCTCGTAGTAGGAATGACATTTGTCTATGGTATTGGAAACGTCGGCTTCCGGGCGCACATTGTTCCGGCGGAGGGCATTTGCCTTGTCGATACGCTTTCGTATATGAATCCCGGATCGATCGCCATCTTTTTTGCACCTCTTTACCTGAAAATAATtgggtaaaattaaaataataaaatgccGAGCTCTTGGAAAAGCCCTCGCCCTAAAAATAGATAGTGTACTAGGCAGGTGAAATTAGTCGATATAAcgtaatattgttttgtgtaaataaaaggGTACAACATCAAATTCGTgatagaaattatattaataaaatatacattaatctTTGTCTATAACCGTAGGCAGCAAGAGCGCTTTTATTGCCagtctcttccgttctacacccttgatttgaaaactggcagtaaatgtaaaattagaagtatttcatgtatatttcttttttattgacgttcataagtgtacattgtgttacctatatgaataaatgatttttgactttgactttgagcgtatcaattcgcgtataaacttttattttaatttgccGTCCAAAAACTAATATGCTTTAATTCTATTGCTGATACAATACATACTCCAGCAAATTATGGGGGCAGGTGCCCAAGACATCCAGATATAAAACAAGGGTATACATAAGTACTGTTTATTCAACATAAACTGAAAGTAAGTACCGCTGAACGAAAAAGTAGAAAATCTATGTAATATTACTcgttagttataaatattaagatataatttatatcatatcattttatttctatacttttattttgttattttgtgttgtgtAATTGTTAATAGGTgcaaacaaattaattgtatatatgtaaacgTGTATCCGCACAACGTaacggcaacgcactcgcgagccctctaaCATTAAGTGTccgggcggcggtatcacttaacatcagatgagccagTTTGGCCCcgttctaaaaataataaaaaaaatattatttcattcttGTAATGAAAATGTTACAAGTTATAAATACTAGAGAAAtatttcgtctctttctaaAGCATGAGAGTGATAAGGACAAACTTTCAATAGCTAATTCAGTCTTATTCAGTCTTAGTACGTTATATGAGAgatttaaaaaggtttaataatatacatatattcttgGCCGCACTTCATCGAGTCATCTCACATGGtatattaactaattaaattaaaaacaaaatgtaatgtcCCATAATTGGACTAATTAGTAGATTTTACATATCTCTTAATTTACGATTCTGAATACGGTTTTTAATATGACTAACTCAAGTCAACAaacaaagttataattttcCTCAACAATTTATGAAGACATCAAAAAAAccaaatacttatttaaaatataagaactTGAAATGAACaggaaaataattgtatatcctatgttaaaatgttttaattgtgaTATTAATATCTTCGCATGCGTAATACGTATTACATATTATCAAAATCGATTCAACAGTTTCAAcgtgaatttattaaagtttcatTAAACGGCAATGGActtgtaattaatgtaaaaatataattataacatgtTTACTGTTTCTCGGCCATCtactgtaatttatattaaacaatgaaCACAATTGAACACACACAACACAACgtataactttaaaacttaTTCACGGTgttaatttcattacaattgtTATTCGATAATCTAGTACAAATGTCCTTGAAACAAGTACTGGTTGCCTTGTTTTAAACATGCCGTGTAAAAAATACCTACCCATTGGCGAGAGGCGACCTCAAATTCCCACTCTGCTGGttttatcacaaatataatacaattaattaataacaatttacatttaactgcATAAACAATTACGAGCAAAAAAACTATGGTAGCTTTGCGTTGCTGTCAAAATCTCTTATTTTCAACACAGAAACTCGTTTCATTtgcaaaaaaacttttataggTGGaacaaaagaataaaataattatacttattatgataataagtgttattacagataatatatTCAAACTTAAATGAAATCCTTAAAAACAACCAAACAGACTAAACACGtcctaaaataatttgtaataaaagaaaacgtaATGAGGTCAAATACAATCTTTGTTATAAAATGCGAACGCGAAcgataaaattcaaatactaattgattttaaaatgaactaaaattaaaaatgcatcACTCAAACCACAGAGAAAATAGTTTATGtgttttttgaaaatagaacacttaacatcacagattttatttgtGGCCTACAATtgcactaaaatatataataaataacgatATTGTATACTCTACGTAACTAACAAGCGACTCGAGGCGCGGTTGACGCGCGAATGAGAGGCTTCACATTTCCCCTATAGCGCGCATTTCTAGGTATTAAATACTGAgttattaatagatattatattgGCTCTAGAAGAAATGTTATTACttcattgaattaatttaacatttatttcttttgacttttaatattgattagtAAATAAACGACCTCTAAGTTAACACGCTAAAAAGGCAGAGAAGAAAATCTATACAGACAACAATGTGAGTTGCgttttaaacgattttatatttaaattactcgTCATATTTCGCAACCAgttgtatatacataataaaaataaagcataTACATGGTATAACTTCTTggtatatgtttatttacaaacgtgattatattatattaggaCACATGACGAAATAGCTTTAATATCTAAGTTTcgcaattaacaaaataaataattttattctacaGTTTTTCTAAGAGATAAGTTAGATAAGTAAGATAAGAAGTTGTTCTAGAAACgggataattattttaattttagtttcttCTGCAATTTAAAGCACTAgaataaattagaattattattttaaaatatttacaattagattTTAACTACGGCAGGTGTCACTGACCACTATAAAACAGATGCTGACCATAACCgaaacagatttaaaaaaaaactgtattagGGTTAATGCAAACCGTTTATCACCTGCATAATGTTCTACTGATAATGTATACTGTAAGATATTTTcgataatgtataaattatgtgATCTAGTATAAagtatagaatataaaaataattccgTCTAATTGCACTCTTTTAACTGAAGTTCTCTTTCTGTCAACTTGAGTTTACGGTGTGATGAAGAGAGACAGATAAGAATTTAGTTTAAGGGTTTTCAAGTTGCCATAGTCTAtttcgttattttaataaggtaAGGAAGACACACGATCCCACTAACCAAGttagctttaaaaataatattttaaattggtaAAAAAGTAGAATGCATTATACCAATGCGAGCTCCGAAGAATTTTACCaaagtttaattaacaatgaaatgaaaacaatAGTTGACCGTTAGTTTAGTAACCTGAGTATGTACAGTAAATGAGAGAGATGACTATATTTATCTGTACGCTGACGCAGCAAGTAGTCGAGTTACagtttaataagaattaatgGGAAAGGAATATAAGCTTAGTGAATATAACGAAGTCACATCCTTCttgcatataatttttaaactacgAATTCTGATTTTAGTCATAAACAAAAGTGTCAAAAGGCATACATAATAATCTTTTAGatagacaaaaacaaaatcgATTACCGCCGCTTAGATTTGTACGGTTAGATGCGCTGTTGTttcataagattttttgtttgataTGTAGtagatatacataagtataGGATTGTAGGACAAGTATAACTAAcaacaatttaatttgtaatagtataatataaaaatagaatagaaTGTACGATTAGTATTTTACCAAGcttacagaaaaaaaatcttcttttaattttaattaccaaACGAAGCGTATTGTTTGGCTTCAATGACTTTGTGGTAATAGAGTGAAAGCGTTTTATAATctgtatgtaattatttatctgtCCTGTACCacgaatgttttttattaaaaatcattcaaaCACAAGCTCGTTGccttgaaataattaataactagcGAAGAAGAACTCATTTCAATAAGTGAAGTTAATCTATAACGCTCACGTCAAATACGGTACTAATAACGTATGATGCACGTGTATCCTGTACCAGCCACAGTAGCCTAATCACTAATGTTAATCTATAACTTACATAACGAATGGTCCATCGCCAGTTTGTATTGCTTTAAGAGCCACGATACATCCAGTACCAGTTCGAAGAAGAATTAGGAAGTCAGGTATAAGAGAAACAATCGCAAATATGTTTGAAACGGTCATTCGTCATGAGTGAAATTATGTAGAATAGCAACCCCAGTTGTTAAAAAACACAACGAACAATTCAAGAACTTGTTAACTTCTTAACATTATTTGGGTAATCATTAAGTGGCTTTAGTTAAAACCACTATAAAATGCACTATGGAAATACCAATACTATGAATACCTAGATATCTTATCGCTCGAGTGACGAATTGATTACCGAATTTCCGCAAAATTTAAATCAGGTTTTGTAGACCGGCTTCGTGAACAAAAAATACCTTCAACCTACTTGACTCGACACTTGCAGCCCTAATTACGAGATTGCCCTTTaagtcaataaaattttatacgtaATATACAGAATATTGTTTGTGGTTTTACATGTGAATATGTAATTACGTGAGCGTGGTGAGGAATGGCATACCAATTACCAAATTCATAACAATAACCACACACTATCATAAACATTACTTTTctgtaaaaagaaaaataattcaattgagaattaataataaattaatgaagtaTGTTAATAGTTAAGTGTTAACCAATGAATTATTGTAATCTACTTTAATAGTTACTACCACTCTATAATACAAGGTCAATTACcttggttttaataaaaaaaaaggcCTAACCAGTTTTGTTTTTAGCGTATGatcaattaaatgaaaatgtatgtaaaacgCCGCCATTTTGTCATCACAAGTTTGCACGTCGCGTCTAATTCATGCACACGGCGCGAAGCGGATTGACGCGCGGATATCAATCCTCTACAGTCTATACCTACTctttaatagaaaaacaaatacaaaatatgtacggtaaaaaataatacgtatttaattgtgataataactaagttaataaaatatatcacttAGCGTAAGCGTAAGaaataggttttttatttataactttaaattagcacgtacaaacatttgttttaaaaacaaagtcttgcttattttaattaaaaacttcaaaTTTAATCATTAGATTAGATATAGTTTGATACCACaaagtagaaaataaatcGTATTATGGTAAAACGTCTAAATTGAAACAGCGCTATCATTGAATTACTTACTAGGCCGCAACACCTCCATAAAGCAACTTCAAGTTTTTACGAAGTTCATGCGGACAATATATACAATGCTCGTTTTCAGTACttccattaaaatataaaacatataaataatcaatggTTGTTGAACACTTAAACTTATGATATCGGGACGGTGCGGCCCCTTGCGATTGAGTCACGAATGCCGCATATACACCAATACATTAACTCATGTAAATTAGAccgtattattttaatgtttgaaaTACATTGCTGCGCGCGCTCTCCAAATATTCTCCACAAATGCTTAAAACCTGCAATGGTTggttataattgttatattttgctTGGGGCCGTACATTGGTTAACATGGCTTtagtagttttttgttaagaaTTCATAGTGATATGAAAATACCGACTTATGTTGCTAAGCTATTGGTTTTCATTGTTCAAAACACTACAGATATTATTTTTCGTAAATTACAGAACATAAACGCTTGTCtgatttttttgttgattCAGTCAGTTACGCAACACCCAACAAGAATTTAAAGTTTATGCTCGACCcagtatttttgaattataaaaataatgcgtTAATTTTTATGACGTATATTTTTGAGACACTTATTGAAATGCACAAAAGAACATCTAATATAATTCCGTAAAACTTAAATGTAATTAGATGTTAAGTACTtgctttaaaactattgtgcaATGTTttggtatataaaaaaattatgtacaagTAAACAGAACTGACCgctaataaatttacagtGTTACATAATAGGTAACATATCTAAGTTGGCAAGAAAACATggttatcaaaataatatagataacaaAGATTTGCATATTTCGGAGGCAGGCACTCTTCTTTTCGCATTAAAAGTAGAAACTGacaattacaaattacaatttcaaattaaatacaagATCACGTCAAAGAAggctaaaaagtaaaaacgaaacaaaaaatatgacgCAACAACAGATTAGTTACTTTGGAGAAATCTGTAGAAACCACGAAATCTGATTCATATTTgaaattctattttcaaaatctACTTACTCCTCAgaacaaattcatattttaatattttcaatttagttGAGTATATTAAATGAAGTCACCTTTACATACTGTCATTTACCAGAACGTTTTTGTGTCCATATAAAGTGGGTTTAAGAGAcatttatactatttttagaaatttatttatatatagtttaaataaatgcttaaaaatcttatatcgCTTATATAACAATCACATCGTtccacaaataatttaaaaaaatgttagctgactataaatagtaattttaaaataaattgtgtaaaaatatttaaacattcaCCTACTCGAGCCGACGCACGTATATTGCAATCTTATAATAACCTAACAGGTAATTCATgtgaattgattttaatttattttattgcttcGCCATTTTCAAGTATAAGTATAAggataaaattgaatttcctttttttattcgTACAggtaattaaagattaataatGCGTAATTATAATCGATTAAATTTGACTATTCATTTTTCTAACgcttaaaaaattaatgaacaaataattaatttaataaaaaagataaactaGTCAAATTACTGCAAGATGACGCCCTACCGCAAGATAGCGACCATATTGTTATGTATGTTACTTATCGCCCGATAAACAACTTATGGGCTGTCAGTACAAAAATAGGTGCAGCAAAAATTACGCAAgcaatatttagaatttatacaACAAAATGGCCgctattaaaaatttcataaagtGCAAACACTCCGGTTTACACGTTAATTCGAATCTACGTTTCGAAAGCATTGAACAAAGAGCACGCAGCGCGAACGCGACAATTGCAAGCCGACCGGTTGATGTAGACGTGTATAGCCGCACGCGCTTCCAACTAACGCATACATCCTCAAATACACTAGATAGCACATACCGGCCGCTAGCTTCTCAATCTCTGGCAGCGTAGACCAACCCGGCACGACACTGTCGCAAACTTCCTCCCAGCACCGCAATTTTTCAGCTCTATCCCCATAATTCGAGTGATTCGTGTCGAATAGACAAGGCCGTTTCTGCACTTCGGAAACGATAGAGCAACTTTTTATGCCCCCATCCCCGTCCTTCGTCCGgaccattttaaaaaaatattaattttaaatttcgaacgcGTTTGATTTAGTTGCGTCAGTCGCGATGTGTATTGCACGCGATGCGAGCGTCCAAATGCCCGCGTGAAACTGGCGGCCGCCTTGAGAACCGACAACGTCGAGTCGCAACACGGCGCAACGGGCAAAATGGCTGCTTTGTATGCCTTATTATAGCTTTTTaaactatcattgttattaacAACTAATAACTAATTAGCAAAATGCAAACACACCTTAATTAcgtaaaaattgtatcacaaacatcataattaataggaaacattaaataattaggaaTATATTGTTATCGACTCCCATTGAGTCATTCGTTACATACGCGTGTATGTATAGTAATAACTTTGATTTAGTTGAAAACTTGTGATTTGTACTATTTGATGAGATTACATAACAGTCTTGTCGAGTTatgaattgtaataaaatctaaacctccgttataatattatttatgttaaatatataaataattgtaactcttcgtaattatttaaaaatagattatgagggctattatatttttagaacaattaaattagcatagattttgtaatattctagtaaatttatgaatattattatttattatgaattgcgttttaattttattcttcaACAGCATTTTGTCGAACATTCAAAGTAAAAACAAGTCAACTACGCACTAACAATATCTTTGTTTCACAAGCTTGATATAAATGCAATACGTATTGAATTAATAACCTTATAATATTACGTCATAATACACTCACGGGAGGCTTTTACCCACTGGGTATTAGACAAATAATTGTACTTATGAATTtcttgaaacaatttttttaattatattttattgcatcTTGCTATGCTAACCCATAGACGCTTTTCTGGATTTTTTCTGGTTTAGTCTAATTCCGTGCACATTTTCCAATTTTTAACCCATAAAAACCTTCATAACAGTTCAAGGAATAAGTTCGAGCTTTGAGCATTgcaacatattttaacattacgaaataaaaaatgtatatagaataaaaatgattcaatATACAGCTTTGGCTGAAATaggttttacgaaaattatGCTAAGAGGCATAAttgaatatcaaataatatatctttaacGATAAATCAGATAGAGTGTGTTTGTTCGTCTTAGTGATTTCAGCGGTCATATCAGCGGTTAACATTtaacagttttaataattgttggccttctggaggaggccttcagtCTGTCGGAGGTCGTATTATAGTTACATGGACTTAATGTAATCCTGATTATGTAGTATTTCAATAcagaatacaatatttaaaagttaattttgaagACGAATGTAGTAAACTTGTTAAACGAAATCAGGTTgattaattttgatattaatatcTCTACTTCTAGGATAAAAACGTTGTATTTCaagacaaaactaatttaCTCGCTCCGTCTAtggtaaaatacatttaatagaaTCGATCgattttaactaattataaataatttatataagaaattcatttgttatttgtgggaacatatatataagtagtctGGGAAGGTCTTCAAACGTCGAATTATGTTAAGATTTTTCAAAGGGGCTTTTTGACCCCCATGTTATGTCATTATACATTTACGAACAAATAGAGCAGTactggcttcagcgtgcgactcttccctgagatcgtaggttcaatGTGTACAGGAAGGAAGTACAAGTGTGGAAGGTTGACACATGTCAGGTAttaaaggctgatcactttaCTATTAGAACAATattgcgtttttttttaatatatttacagagGAAGACGCAGGATATTTATTCAAGTagtttagaatttttattcatatcgtGTTGAGCTATCATCTGCTGAGTCTGTTCTGGTAAATTTTGGTACTGAAACAGTGCTACGTTTCTTAAAAATCGTAGTTTAATCTGtgttaagataaatatttttaagaacaaCTGAGCCTTTTTAAAGGCAGTTTTTATATCACTATGTGAAACTAGCTATCCACCAAAGTAATTGCCAACCAATTTgacaagagcgtaccaattcttaaaaggccgactcactcacgagccctctggtattgagtgtccatgggcggcggtatcacttgacatcaggtgagcctcctgcccgtttgcgcCAGAGATGATACTAACGttgctttataaaataatacacgacaaaaacacaaattaacaattactATAATAACGGTAAGAAGATTACAATGACCttcatactttatatatttattattatttgcaacATCCAGTTAGTTACCGACTCTTTATACGTTGTCTGTGATGTCTTTACATacgatttattaaataatatttaagaccTATAttttaagagcagtgttgttatagtagcttcagcgtgcctAGTtgcgtaggttcgatccccggctatgcacaaatggactttctatgtgcgcattttacattcgctcggtgatggaaaacatcgtgcgGAAActggcttgtcttagacccaaaaagtcggcggCGTGTTgcagaaacagaaatctgagacccaggcctaaaaggttgtatagcttattaaaaa from Pieris brassicae chromosome 2, ilPieBrab1.1, whole genome shotgun sequence includes:
- the LOC123720312 gene encoding uncharacterized protein LOC123720312 isoform X2, whose protein sequence is MGKEVQKRWRSIRDSYTKAYRQGKCPPPEQCAPGSRRFQYHRQMSFLLRALQNKKPRYSQDKYESFSEISNSPQHPAPEDIRIKTEIDKPLDLKTKPDVPETQDKCNQTVLDNDRRQEMKNDGNNILPEDHFNDDKMFMNSLLPLFKKMDDDTRLLCRIEVLKIIRFALQGNNCLEALKMAEDGFFKNGLLKEEGNKTESTLSMTTRSADGSRPVRKRRLRSPSPLPVPPKRRGPGRPRKIRPPPSDSDEDRPKKQKSFPKLKVSPIEVNLHPDEDSLSKATSVAQLSTPLFMKMYNLERSKPETDMQVSVKTEPSESMEPNFYT
- the LOC123720312 gene encoding uncharacterized protein LOC123720312 isoform X1, giving the protein MVRTKDGDGGIKSCSIVSEVQKRPCLFDTNHSNYGDRAEKLRCWEEVCDSVVPGWSTLPEIEKLAAGKEVQKRWRSIRDSYTKAYRQGKCPPPEQCAPGSRRFQYHRQMSFLLRALQNKKPRYSQDKYESFSEISNSPQHPAPEDIRIKTEIDKPLDLKTKPDVPETQDKCNQTVLDNDRRQEMKNDGNNILPEDHFNDDKMFMNSLLPLFKKMDDDTRLLCRIEVLKIIRFALQGNNCLEALKMAEDGFFKNGLLKEEGNKTESTLSMTTRSADGSRPVRKRRLRSPSPLPVPPKRRGPGRPRKIRPPPSDSDEDRPKKQKSFPKLKVSPIEVNLHPDEDSLSKATSVAQLSTPLFMKMYNLERSKPETDMQVSVKTEPSESMEPNFYT